Proteins from one Planctomyces sp. SH-PL62 genomic window:
- a CDS encoding redoxin domain-containing protein: MDVRSTSWRGRFGAVAVFLAATVGGAAGRATEEAAPVNLGPLKGLNGATLDPTPGPGGATVLVFYSTECPIANAVNPTLKTLHDAFPPPRVKWIGVCVDPDASEAELAEHATEYDLKLAIAVDRSGRLARRLGATITPEAFVIDDAGRVRYHGRIDDQFAGRGVRKANPGEGDLKPALAAVLAGQEVKTPYVKPIGCPLPEPPAPPTYSRDVAPVLQNNCRECHRKGQLGPFALDTYEQARKRAGDLAMVVEDRSMPPWKAARGVGPGFQHDRSLSSAEIETLVAWAEAGAPEGDPKDLPGAKVFPDDWSLEGGPDLVLDIGTDFAIPASGEDIYRCFVLSTDLPEDVYIAGIEYRPGNPRVVHHILGYVDSSGEARKKDQAEDGPGYTCFSGPEVEVQGDLGGWAPGAAPSVLPDGVGRSLPRRADVIVQVHYHPNGKPEVDRTRIGLKFARKPVKQTLHWNGAFSYGLDLPPGESNIEARAEWTVPVDLEAHAVAPHMHLLGKDMSMSVTFPDGRSLDLIRIDDWDFKWQAQYYFEEPIDIPKGSIVRVLAHFDNSSSNPRNPNRDALKRVKWGEATTDEMCIGFIAVTRKGQDLTRPGERDDLHDIFVKQREVERRRK, encoded by the coding sequence GTGGACGTTCGATCGACGAGTTGGCGGGGCAGGTTCGGGGCCGTCGCCGTCTTCCTGGCGGCGACCGTCGGGGGCGCGGCGGGTCGAGCCACGGAAGAGGCGGCGCCGGTGAACCTCGGGCCTCTGAAGGGCCTCAACGGCGCGACCCTCGACCCCACTCCGGGGCCGGGGGGGGCGACGGTCCTGGTGTTCTACTCGACGGAATGCCCGATCGCCAACGCCGTCAATCCGACTCTCAAGACGCTTCACGACGCCTTCCCGCCCCCCCGCGTCAAGTGGATCGGCGTCTGCGTCGATCCGGACGCGAGCGAGGCCGAACTCGCGGAACATGCGACGGAGTACGACCTCAAACTCGCGATCGCCGTCGACCGGAGCGGTCGACTGGCGCGCCGACTCGGCGCGACGATCACGCCGGAGGCCTTCGTCATCGACGACGCGGGGCGCGTTCGCTACCACGGACGGATCGACGACCAGTTCGCCGGACGGGGCGTCCGTAAGGCCAACCCCGGCGAGGGAGACCTCAAACCGGCGCTCGCCGCGGTCCTGGCCGGACAGGAGGTCAAGACGCCGTACGTCAAGCCGATCGGCTGCCCCCTCCCGGAGCCGCCCGCACCCCCGACCTACTCCAGGGACGTCGCGCCGGTCCTCCAGAACAATTGCCGCGAATGCCATCGGAAGGGCCAGCTCGGCCCGTTCGCGCTCGATACGTATGAGCAGGCCCGGAAGCGAGCCGGAGACCTCGCGATGGTCGTCGAGGATCGGTCGATGCCCCCCTGGAAGGCCGCGCGGGGCGTGGGGCCCGGTTTCCAGCACGATCGCTCGTTGTCGTCGGCGGAGATCGAGACCCTCGTCGCCTGGGCCGAAGCGGGCGCGCCGGAAGGGGACCCGAAGGATCTCCCCGGGGCGAAGGTCTTCCCCGACGACTGGAGCCTGGAAGGAGGGCCGGACCTGGTCCTCGACATCGGGACGGATTTCGCGATCCCGGCCTCGGGCGAGGACATTTATCGCTGCTTCGTCCTTTCGACCGACCTTCCGGAAGACGTCTACATCGCCGGGATCGAGTACCGGCCCGGAAATCCTCGGGTGGTCCACCACATCCTCGGCTACGTCGACTCCTCGGGCGAGGCGCGGAAGAAAGACCAGGCCGAGGACGGGCCGGGCTACACCTGCTTTTCCGGCCCGGAGGTCGAGGTTCAGGGCGACCTCGGAGGCTGGGCCCCCGGGGCCGCGCCCAGCGTCCTCCCCGACGGCGTCGGCCGCTCGCTCCCGAGGAGGGCCGACGTGATCGTCCAGGTCCACTATCACCCAAACGGCAAGCCGGAAGTCGATCGCACGCGGATCGGCCTGAAGTTCGCCCGCAAGCCCGTGAAGCAGACGCTCCACTGGAACGGGGCGTTCAGCTACGGGCTGGACCTCCCGCCGGGAGAATCGAACATCGAAGCCCGCGCCGAGTGGACCGTCCCCGTCGACCTCGAGGCCCACGCGGTGGCACCCCACATGCACCTGCTGGGCAAGGACATGAGCATGTCCGTGACCTTTCCCGACGGCCGCAGTCTCGACCTGATCCGGATCGACGACTGGGACTTCAAATGGCAGGCCCAGTATTACTTCGAGGAGCCGATCGACATCCCCAAGGGCTCGATCGTCCGCGTCCTGGCGCATTTCGACAACTCGTCGTCCAATCCCCGCAACCCGAATCGCGACGCCTTGAAGCGCGTGAAGTGGGGCGAGGCGACCACCGACGAGATGTGCATCGGCTTCATCGCCGTCACAAGGAAGGGCCAGGACCTGACACGGCCCGGCGAGCGAGACGACCTGCACGACATCTTCGTGAAGCAGCGTGAAGTCGAGAGGCGGCGGAAGTAG
- a CDS encoding 6-phosphogluconolactonase, with amino-acid sequence MNLLTTYAGSMMEGFLPAGWDLAKIDACCAHPAAAIAERQPWWNPRFQLQPCADVADFDVVMGHEIATTIKEARDLGKPSAFILPVGPMGMYRWAVYFLKEWNVSCDHVFGFNMDEWSDKDGTTLPADHPGAFQRAMEAAFYGPLGDLTVPASQRWFATPDRLPHYADRIGELKAKGAELNVVFGIGRVCHIAFWEPHFAADYATVEDWKAATHRIGARLHPLTIEQNAITSFKSRTTLVPAFANTIGPGLFLQADRIIGGADGIFGRGMQWQGASLWMTLRYGPDPWIPSSFMPTLPGRLFYHEELAGPLQPAMN; translated from the coding sequence ATGAACCTGCTGACGACGTACGCCGGCTCGATGATGGAGGGGTTCCTCCCCGCCGGCTGGGACCTCGCGAAGATCGACGCCTGCTGCGCCCATCCCGCCGCGGCGATCGCCGAACGCCAACCCTGGTGGAATCCCCGCTTCCAGCTCCAGCCCTGCGCCGACGTGGCCGATTTCGACGTCGTGATGGGCCACGAGATCGCCACGACGATCAAGGAGGCTCGCGATCTCGGCAAGCCTTCCGCCTTCATCCTGCCCGTGGGGCCGATGGGCATGTATCGCTGGGCCGTCTACTTCCTCAAGGAGTGGAACGTTTCCTGCGATCACGTCTTCGGCTTCAACATGGACGAATGGAGCGATAAGGATGGGACGACGCTTCCGGCCGACCATCCCGGCGCCTTTCAGAGGGCGATGGAGGCCGCATTCTACGGCCCCCTGGGCGACTTGACCGTCCCGGCCTCCCAGCGCTGGTTCGCCACGCCCGACCGCCTGCCGCATTACGCCGACCGGATCGGCGAGCTCAAGGCGAAGGGGGCGGAGCTGAACGTCGTCTTCGGGATCGGACGCGTCTGCCACATCGCGTTCTGGGAGCCCCACTTCGCCGCCGACTACGCGACGGTCGAGGACTGGAAGGCCGCGACCCACCGGATCGGCGCGCGGCTGCACCCGCTCACCATCGAGCAGAACGCCATCACGAGCTTCAAGAGCCGGACGACGCTGGTCCCGGCCTTCGCCAACACGATCGGCCCCGGCCTGTTCCTCCAGGCCGACCGGATCATCGGCGGGGCGGATGGAATCTTCGGGCGCGGGATGCAGTGGCAGGGCGCCAGCCTCTGGATGACCCTCCGCTACGGCCCGGACCCCTGGATCCCCAGCTCCTTCATGCCGACCCTTCCCGGCCGCCTGTTCTACCACGAGGAACTCGCCGGCCCCCTCCAGCCCGCGATGAATTGA
- a CDS encoding zinc-binding dehydrogenase, with product MIRWIEEGRLKPLVGRAFPLQDAADAHRFLEANTLGGQGSLAGKVVILVD from the coding sequence ATGATCCGGTGGATTGAGGAGGGCCGGCTCAAGCCCCTGGTGGGCCGCGCCTTCCCTCTTCAAGACGCCGCCGACGCCCACCGATTCCTCGAAGCAAACACGCTGGGGGGCCAAGGCTCCCTGGCGGGCAAGGTTGTGATCCTGGTCGACTGA
- a CDS encoding NADPH:quinone reductase: MRAAFIEETGSPDVIRVGDLPIPEPGPGQVLVRIRAVAVNPFDLYLRSGLVSMPMAFPQVIGSDFAGVVEKPGAGAANFQVGDRVWGSNQGLLGRPGVAAEFAVIDEEWLNPTPALLPDADAAAMAMVGITAHLGLFHRARLQEGETVYVPGGAGGVGSMVVQMAKAAGARVATCAGSPERVDVCRQLGAHLVLNYKTDDIPARLREFAPEGVDVWYETQREPDLETNVPLLRKRGRMILMAGRAARPPSPSDCSIPGTALSSASPCSTPHRPSSGPARPT; encoded by the coding sequence ATGCGCGCTGCATTCATCGAAGAGACGGGTTCGCCCGACGTGATCCGGGTGGGCGATCTGCCGATTCCCGAACCCGGCCCCGGCCAGGTCCTGGTCCGCATCCGCGCCGTCGCGGTCAATCCGTTCGACCTCTACCTCCGCTCGGGCCTGGTGTCGATGCCGATGGCGTTCCCCCAGGTGATCGGCAGCGACTTCGCGGGCGTGGTGGAGAAGCCCGGCGCGGGTGCGGCGAACTTCCAGGTCGGCGACCGCGTGTGGGGCTCGAATCAGGGACTCCTGGGCCGTCCGGGGGTCGCCGCCGAGTTCGCCGTGATCGACGAGGAGTGGCTCAACCCCACCCCGGCCCTGCTCCCCGACGCCGACGCCGCGGCGATGGCGATGGTGGGGATCACGGCCCACCTGGGCCTCTTCCATCGGGCCAGGCTCCAGGAAGGCGAGACGGTGTACGTCCCCGGCGGCGCGGGGGGTGTGGGGTCCATGGTCGTCCAGATGGCCAAGGCGGCCGGGGCGCGGGTCGCGACGTGCGCCGGCAGCCCGGAGCGCGTCGACGTCTGCAGACAGTTGGGCGCCCACCTCGTCCTGAACTACAAGACCGACGACATCCCCGCACGACTCCGCGAGTTCGCCCCCGAGGGCGTCGACGTCTGGTACGAGACCCAGCGCGAGCCCGACCTAGAGACGAACGTCCCCCTGCTCCGCAAACGCGGGCGGATGATCCTCATGGCGGGGCGGGCGGCCAGGCCCCCCTCCCCCTCGGATTGTTCTATCCCCGGGACTGCTCTCTCCTCGGCTTCGCCATGTTCAACGCCTCATCGGCCGAGCAGCGGGCCTGCACGACCGACATGA
- a CDS encoding TIGR00730 family Rossman fold protein, translating into MLNRPRICVFCGSSFGNSPAFRENAVRVGEALARRKIGLVYGGGRVGLMGVTADAALANGGEVIGVIPEVLSSAEIAHSGLTELHVVAGMHERKALMAMESDAFLTMPGGIGTYEEFFEILSWGGLGIHRKPIGLLNVEGYFDPLLALLEFGADSGFVRRRFLDPLLVSENAENLVADLLSYTPPTVSAPKLSIDEA; encoded by the coding sequence ATGTTGAATCGTCCGCGCATCTGCGTCTTCTGCGGCTCGTCGTTCGGCAATTCCCCGGCCTTCCGCGAGAACGCGGTGCGGGTCGGCGAGGCTCTCGCGCGCAGGAAGATCGGTCTCGTCTACGGCGGCGGCCGGGTCGGCCTGATGGGCGTGACGGCCGACGCCGCGCTGGCGAACGGAGGCGAGGTGATCGGCGTCATCCCGGAGGTCCTCTCGTCCGCCGAGATCGCGCATTCCGGTCTCACCGAGCTGCACGTCGTCGCCGGCATGCACGAGCGCAAGGCGCTCATGGCGATGGAGTCCGATGCGTTCCTCACCATGCCCGGCGGCATCGGCACCTATGAGGAATTCTTCGAGATCCTGAGCTGGGGCGGCCTGGGCATCCACCGCAAGCCCATCGGCCTGCTCAACGTCGAGGGCTACTTCGATCCGCTCCTTGCGCTCCTCGAATTCGGGGCCGACTCCGGGTTCGTCCGCCGCCGGTTCCTCGACCCGCTCCTGGTCTCCGAAAACGCCGAGAACCTCGTCGCCGACCTGCTCTCCTACACGCCTCCCACCGTCTCAGCCCCCAAGCTGTCGATCGACGAGGCCTGA
- a CDS encoding autorepressor SdpR family transcription factor, which translates to MNEVFKALSDPTRRRILQLLGRGELTAGELSTHFDMSKPSMSHHFSVLKEADLVSSRREGQQIYYALNTTVLQDVMSRIWDLFGGPSEKGGGT; encoded by the coding sequence ATGAATGAGGTCTTCAAGGCGCTGTCCGACCCGACGCGGAGGCGGATCCTGCAGCTTCTCGGCCGCGGCGAGCTGACGGCCGGCGAGTTGTCGACGCACTTCGATATGTCGAAGCCTTCCATGTCGCACCATTTCTCGGTGCTCAAGGAGGCCGACCTGGTCTCCAGCCGTCGCGAGGGCCAGCAGATCTATTACGCGCTCAACACGACGGTCCTCCAGGACGTGATGTCCCGGATCTGGGACCTGTTCGGCGGGCCGTCGGAGAAGGGGGGCGGGACGTGA